In Zingiber officinale cultivar Zhangliang chromosome 1A, Zo_v1.1, whole genome shotgun sequence, the DNA window GACACCGCAAAAGGGCTAATGATCTTTTAGGACTCAtatatactgatgtatgtggcccttttagaGTAGCAACTAGAGGAGGCTAACAttacttcattatttttactGATAATTTCAGTGAATATGGCTATGTgtttctgatgagacacaagtcagaatcctttgaaaagttcaatgaattcaagaatgaagtataaaatcaacttggtaagagtattaagatgcttcgattagatcgaggtggggaataccttagtcaagagtttcatgaccatctcgttgagtgtgggatcatatctcaactcacgccacctggaacaccactatGGAATGGTGTAccagaaaggaggaatcgtactttattagatgtggtacgatcaatgatgagtcatacaTATCTTCCTATTTCCTCTGgtgacatgctctagagacagctgctttcacacttaaccgagttccatctaaggctgtcataaagacaccatatgtgATATGGatagggaagagtcccaagatatcttttatgaagatttaggattgtgaggcttacattcgacgactaatctcagataaactaggacccaaattggataagtgctattttataagatatcccaaggaaacaaagggatattacttctataatcccacacatggcaaggtgtttgttgccagaactggtgtgtttctagaaagggaatttatttctagaaaaactagtgggagtgaagtcgaccttgaagaagttcaagatactagcactgacactgtgatggaaattgaataggtaccacaagatgttgtggatcagggTTTTGTTGCACCACAAGAGGTTGTGGAACATCAATCTAttcaagtagcacatgctctacGCATATCTGATAGGATTCgtcatcaacctgagagatattcttttctcttgtttgaccacggtgatgtagagctgattggtctcaatgagcctacatcttatcaagaagctgtacagggcccagattatgagaaatgtcaagaggccatgagatccaagatggaatcaatgtacactaaccaagtatggactttggttgatccacctgaaggaatcaaacccattgggtgtaagtgggtcttcaaggtgaagactgacatggatggttaTATGCATACCTACAAAGGTAGATTGGcagctaaaggattcaaacagattcatggtatagactatgatgaaatcttttcaccagttgcgatgctcaagtccatttggatcatgtttactattgctgcttactatgattatgagatctggcagatggatgtcaaaatcgcatttcttaacgaaaatctactcgatgatgtgtacatgatacaacctgaggggTTTGTAGATctagagcatgctggaaaggtttgtaagttgtaaagatccatttatgtattgaagcaagcttctagaagctggaatcttcgatttgatgatgcaatcaagatgtttggtttcattaagaatgaagatgaactttgtgtctataagaagtttagtgggagcacagtcatttttcttatattatatgtagatgacatacatctcattagaaatgatatccctaatcttcagttagtgaagacttggcttgagaattgtttctcaatgaaggacttaggtgaagcagcctatattttgggcatcaagatctatagagatagatccaggAGATGACTTGttctaagccagagtacatatattgacaaggtgcttaaaagttttgccatgctttgtactcgcccagatgtctcgtatgcgttaagcataATGAGCAGAtgccagtcagatccaagtgaaggtcactggatagcagtcaagaatattcttaagtacttgagaaggactcaagattatttcttgatctttggaggcgatgaagagttGTTGCTGTAAAGTGTTACAActgttgctgtaaagggttacagtcaTGCAAGATTCTAAAATTGACAAGGATGTTTCAAGATCGCAGTTAGGGCATGTATtgtacttaaatggtggtcttgggCATTGGATACTACAATAATTTCATCTCATTAGAGGGATCctcgatatatgagatatgaggatATGCAGATAACTAAACAATGCTAATATTACAGATCCTTTGATCAAGGCTTTGGCaccaagaaagcatgatggtcacactaggtcaatggatatgagatattttaGTGATTGGCGCTAGtgatataaggagattgttagtgtaagccctaagaggcaatcaagagttgattgactttggacattttgtatcatatttcattatttcattagaaagcaaaggttatggttattatatttatttcagttcagtgtcgaatgaataaatataataatgtccttgggtggtaggttcttatctacaataatcaattggttgaattaatagtgagatattgtagagaacactactcttaactattcctagtcgagcattaacatacaaggacaatattaatgcgttgagactagcatgtaggtcaacagatgatTTGATCTtacaagttatggatatgagatatcaggttgacacatgagtatatattagagaatgtatactgaattgaCCCACtatgagatgtttcatggatcgttttATGAgtttcataaatattctcatgtgactgttggtatgaatagtccttagacctgaagtcactatgattccctacataaagagttgtatactttggtatcatcaaacgtcacccgtaacagggtggactataaagtcgatcactcggtatgcaataaattatgtggagggatgtgagtgatgtagatgagatctatcccttccatataatggaagcgatatctgtgggcccattgattagtaggacacaggaaTGTATGGCCATACTcagataagtcaatatgagatctTGAGCTTATTTGtatagtgtgtctacttagagatcaagaaacacaaagattgataaggggatgacacagtctatgcctcattgatcaatctagatatcaagaatagagggactgagtcatacaagataatagccatggataggttaggtcggatctcgactttctcgtcacttgggtaacaatgatgcattgctagatgccactctttgtttatgtatcacaaatgttgatttagatatattgccaacgttacgagagcctatagagtcacacacaaagaacatattggttcggagatgggtattttagtttgactaaaatactaaggatattaagaataatggataaatccaaagtgttggtgtcatcttagtggtgattggcactagtgctagtgggagattgttagtaattagccctaagagccaatcatgagatgattaggccttttggttactaattgagttagactcaaatgaacccactcattggattgagttcaatctgaatTAGACAAATTGGATTGATGGGttacactcaatgggttagacttattgggttattagattaatagttaatccaatataataatccaacccattaacaGGAATACAAATAGACAAAAaacccttcatattcattggatgaatataaataggtttttggtgagatttttcattagatgagatgggtgtctcttgatcttcctcctccttcttcctccttcttccatggCCAAACcatacttcttgctagcacaagaagatggttcttctccgaaggcttcgttcgtgggacgaacgaaggatatgttcgtgtggataccatagaggcgcggacacTTGAAAGccctgagatctggatccaaagaaaaggttgctgtcgggattgcgaaggtcacgtaacaaaggtataatcctatcatgtagcttagcatagattatttgtcatgaaaattattttcttcccttcgcatagaTCCGCTGGATAAGAGGAGATAGTATTTTTCCGCtacgctttcgcgtgtttagcgcgctagatcccaacagtaaccctaggtggagaaaaaccctagggggaggtaaccttaggtcctagggggtggtaaccctaagtgggggagaaatcctaaggggggataaccttaggtcgtagggggtggtaaccctaggtggagaaaaaccttagggggcggtaaccctagctCCTAGAGGTGGTAACCCTGGGCAGAAAGTCCAGTTGATTTGGAAGaccgaactggcatcaggtaatctctcctaaggGAGTAGGTGAGGTcgcattccccggaagagggaacagtaggcgtcagttcgacttaGGATTTTTGGTAGGAAATTAGAAGTCAGAATctgacagtccgaaggctgtcaaacattttattatatttattatgtgctaactttgtcttataGGGTATAtggttgttttgtggactaacacatcttgtagGGACGAAGGAGACACTTTTGCCttagatgaacagtacccgaggcgccctccatggagcttggaggcgcctcgggtgcaaggcagaagctgGCTACGCAGTGGGCTCGGAGGTGCCATCAAGGGAACCTGAGGCATCCTGAACGCTGGCTTGAAGGTACCTCGGtggttgatggaggcgcctccaagcggaTAAGAGGTAGCGACTAGGAGACTTATCGCAGCATAGGAAGCAGGATGAGAGTtgaggtataaggcgcctccatggggcattggaggtgccctcaacatctaataaaaggacatctcgaggCAGCAGTAAAAAAATCACCTCAAAAGCGATCTTTCATCAACTTGCTGCTAACGAGACATTCCGATTGAGCTACAAGGAGACTCCGACGACCTAAAGCTGCGACTCTTctaattcttgttgtcggtatactttttcagtattatttttataataatctCTTGTATATTTTGCGTGATTATAGTAtttcccaaagtaaacgctcaacgagcgtaggccttagagtaggagtcgccctaggctccgaaccaagtaaaatcttggtgtgcTCTTCTCTGTttgtgtgttttgttttattccgttGCGTTACTCGTCGAGTTTTTCGAATCCGAAAtgtgtgaaagccatgagcgctattcacccccctctagtacgatctcgatccaacataaaccTTGGTCCATCTCACCATTTTCTAGATTTTCGATCAAGGAagcttaatagttttgtgagatgattaatttaatcttcaatttaaattctaatctaaggattgataaacatttgagttagactaagatttaacaatcagttaattaaatatctatttcaataattgacttccaagctgtggcgatgcactaggccttcttgggtatgagatcatccaccatttctagacaaagtcttttaaagaaattaaatatttaattttctttctgaaaatcctaggtctaactagttaagtgtggattaagcctaagtccttatctaccctaatctAAGCATATATAATAAGAGTAGTAaatcaagcatcaaacaaatctatttaatgataaaaatggtctttttatttgctacccctggatcatagcctcgataaggtctttcaaggtaatgtatttgattcttggggatccaatattgattgagtccaacttgattaatcagattgaacttggggacccatgcttggactaagtttctatttgatcaaattactaatgataagtatgatctaaatctttgtttggccttatatccaagtccagtTCAATTGTATATGACCCttcattttccaagaatcagttCAAGTTTCTTGGAACCTacggtgaaccgttccaacgtgtccttaagtcctttaacttgattttttaaattggaatattcttcctcaagttgttggacttgggttgaacttccattttgaactggatcagtcaaaggacttaggttagtctcctccttaaggattgttatctccttttggagtgacttgacttagAGGTTGGATTTTTCCAACTGTCTTAATAAATacgaaactaaattttgtaattcatcaATTTTAGTACCAGAAATTAGGGAACTTATAATATTGTTTGACCCTTCAAAAATAGATACAAATCTGTGGCTTCTTTCAGACTTAGTTTCTGATTCGgtttcaatttctgattcgaactTTGTTTCGGCAATgtatgcttgtactggtagagcaaggaagcttgctCGCTCGTATTCTTCGTTAGAATCTTTAGAGGACTTGGACCATATTACTTTCAAGgccttccttcttcgttgcttTTGGTTCGGACACtccggcttgtagtgtcccttctggttgtagcagtagcaggtaactccagacttgaccttcgtgttcaattgagtcaccttcttctttttgcacatttttcATATTAGTTTTATGAGTTCGACTGTAATTTTGTCATTatcgtcttctgagtctgattcatcttcgaACTTGAGTTCAGTTCTGCGCTTTGTTTTTGATTCCCATATTTTGCTCATTcctacaatcaaagcaatacctttcttaaCCCGAGTAGTATTAGTTTATTCGTGAAGCttgaattcagaaaataattcatctaattttattaaagagatgtccttggatactttgtaagcatctaccatggatgcccacaaagtgttcctcgaaaatgcattgagtgcatacctgatTATATCACGATTTTTCACCTTCTGACTGACTGCATGAAGGCCATTCAGTAGGTCCTGAATCCACGCGTGAAGTTTGCTTGCcgactcaccttcctgcatttttatgctatacagtttatttaaaattaaatcacgtttgcttaccttggtgtctgaGGTTCCTTTGTGCAGCtcgattagcttctcccatagttctttcgcgcttttaaAGGGGCTGACCTGGTTCAATTTTTCTTTAGTTAGGCCGAATTGAAGAGTGCATGTTGCTTTGGCATCGACctcaattttcttcatcaaagttgtgtCCCAATTCTGGCATGATACTGGCTTTCCAACGCCGTCGAGTGGGAGTTCGAGACaagtttggatgattatccacatctcaaTTGGCATCTTGAGGTGGTACTTCATTTGGCTCTTCTAGTAGCCGAAgtgtaacgccccggctcgggcgAGCCCCACCCATACCAAACCAGGAACACCACcaaaattgcccatcgggttgacgactagctccacagaccaccagaggtcctttcagcgtgctttgtcctcactcgcacgcaccctggaaaacttcccaggaggtcacccatcctcaaggacgcttaactttggagttcttaagtttgggcttccgaaaaggaaggtgcaccttggtgatatggatggtaccatctaaccttttaagccatacttaaccagaatctcagaatcggg includes these proteins:
- the LOC121999466 gene encoding uncharacterized protein LOC121999466, whose translation is MKYHLKMPIEMWIIIQTCLELPLDGVGKPVSCQNWDTTLMKKIEVDAKATCTLQFGLTKEKLNQVSPFKSAKELWEKLIELHKGTSDTKEGESASKLHAWIQDLLNGLHAVSQKVKNRDIIRNEQNMGIKNKAQN